AGGCGACGAACTGGCTGGCCCCGCCATCGGCCAGGTCGTCCCGGTTGACCGAGGTGATCACCACATGGCTCAGGCCCAGGCGCCGCACCGCTTCCCCCAGCCGCTCGGGCTCGGTGGGATCCAGCGCCCGCACGCTGCGGTCGAAGTCGATGTCGCAGTAGGGACAGGCCCGGGTGCAGCCCGGCCCCATGATCAGGAAGGTGGCGGTGCCGCCGGCGAAGCACTCGCCGATGTTCGGGCAGCTGGCCTCCTGGCAGACCGTGTTCAGCTTGAGGTCGACCAGCAGATCCGCCACCGCTCCGATCCGCTCCCGCTGCGGCGCCTTGACCCGCAACCAGGGGGGCTTGGCAGGGGCGGGCCTGGGATCGCTGAGGGTCACGGGGGTCGCTGGGCTGGGCGGACTGTAGGCAGGGCTGTCGCTGCGCTCCATCCCCTAAAGTCTGGCCATCGGGATGTGGCGCAGCTTGGTAGCGCACTTCGTTCGGGACGAAGGGGCCGCAGGTTCGAATCCTGTCATCCCGATTTTTTTTGACGACTGCCCTCAGGCCAGAGCCGCCCCCGGGTAGCCCCGGGGGGTCACCATGCGGCCGTCCTGGACACGGGTCGAGCTGTTGCCGACCAGGACCAGGGTGAGCATGTCCACCTGCTCCTGGGGCAGGGAGCCCAGGGTGTGCAGGCTGAGCGCCTCTTCGGCCCGTCCCAGCTGACGGGCCAGCAGCACCGGCGTGCTGGCCGGTCGCCCCTCGCCCAGCAGTTCGATGGCCCGGCCCAGCTGCCAGGGCCTGCCCAGGGAACGGGGGTTGTAGAGGGCCACGACGAAATCGCCGCTGGCGGCGCCCCTCAGCCGCCGTTCGATCACCTCCCAGGGGGTGAGGCGGTCGCTGAGGCTGATCGTGCAGAAATCGTGCATCAGCGGGGCGCCGGCCCGGGCGGCGGCCAGCTGCAGGGCCGAGAGCCCCGGATGCACCGTGAAGGCGGGTCGGTCGAGGACGGGTAGCTGCAGCCAGAGTTCCAGGGCCAGCCCCGCCATGCCGTAGATGCCGCTGTCTCCTGAGGAGATCAGCGCCACGTCGAGGCCCTGGCGGGCCAGGTCGAGGGCCTCGGCGCAACGGGCCGTCTCCTCGGTCAGGCGGCCCTCGCGACGCAGCTGGTCGGGCCGCCTGAGCGGTTCGAGCAGGTCGAGGTAGAGCCCGTAGCCCACCCACACCGTCGTGGCGGCCAACGCCTGGCGGGCTTCGCCACTGAGCAGGGCGATCGCACCCGGACCGCTGCCCACCAAGTGCAGACTGCCCCGCTGCGGGGCCCACTGGCGTTCGGCCAGGGCCACCGCCAGGGTGGCGGCACCCCGCTCCCCGGCCCCGGCGCGCCCGATGGTCTTCGCCAGCAGCAGGCGGGGTGCTCCCCCGGCCTGGGACGCCGCCTGGAGGGCGGCGGCTTCGGCCACGCTCGGCGTGCCCATCTCCCTGGCCACCGCCTCAGAGGGATGGGGGACGGTCACCCCCGCCAGGGTGTGGGCTTCATAGAGCCGCAGGGGCCAGCCCCGCTGTTGCGCCAGGGCCAGCAGGGCGGGCTCATCCCCCTTGCGATCGATGCTGGCCAGGCCGGCCACGGATTCGGGGGCCAGCCCTTGCTGTGCCAGTCCCTCCGCCACGAGGCGCTCCAGCACGGCCAGGCTCGTGTTCCGCTCGCAGCCGAGGCCCAGCCAGAGGACGGGGGGATGCCAGCGGCAGCCATCGCCACCGTGGGGGCTGACCACCAGGTCTGCCGGGCCGGCCGTCTCTGCGCTGCCGGCGGCCTCCAACGCCTGCCAGAGGCTGTTGCCGCTCTCCTGCCGCAGGCTGATCCGGTTGCCGCGGGCCGACTCCACCATCAGGCCGCGCCAGTCGCCCCCGCCCCGGCGCCAGCCCCAGGCCTGGCCGAAGGCATCCAGGGGCAGCTGGCCTCGGGCGGCGCTGGCGCCGGTGAGCACGGCCTCGCCGCCGACCAGGGCGGCGATCGTCTGGCTGAGCCGATCGCCACCGGCGGCATGGCCCCCCAGCAGCGGCACCACGAACCGGCCGTTGGGATCCACCACCAGCACGGCCGGATCACTGTCCTTGTCGCTGATCAGGGGAGCGATCAGCCGGGTCATCAGACCGCAGGCCCCAACGGCCACCACCGCTTCGGCGCTCCCCCAGTGCTCCGCCAGCCAGACGGCCGCCGCCCCATCCTCCGGGCCGCGCACGGTCTGCAAGATGCCGGCATCGGTGAGCTGTTGCAGCATCGGTGTGGCCGTCGGCCCGAAGCCGAGGCCGATGATCGCGGGCTGGCTGACGCTCACGGCTCCACGCTCCCATCCAGGGGAGGTTCGGCCAGCTCAACAAGGGTTGGGGGCACCGATGGGTTGGGACGGTCCGCTGTCGCCGTCCCGATCTCGGCCGGGTACTCGACCTCCGCCTGGACCTCGTTTCCCAGCCCGGTTGTGGAGTCTGGCCCAGCTTCCATCAGGGCCTCGGTCTCCATGTCGGGGGCGGAATCCTGCGCCGTTTCTGGTTCCGGCGCGGGTTCGGGTATGGTCTCGGGCTCGGTATCGGTATCGGTATCGGTATCGGTCTCCGGCGCGGCAGGCGGTGGGGCCTCGCCCAGCAGGATGGCCAGCTCAGTGGGCTGCAGTCGGCCCCCCTGCCAGCGGGGGGCTTCGGCGCCGGCCTCCAGGATCACTTCCGATACCAGGCTGTTGAACGGCGGGTTGAGCGGCTCGCCGAGGCCATCGAGCAGGTCGAACTGGATCGCATTGCTGCCTGGGCGCCAGCCCTCCAGCCAGAGGGGTGTCTGCTGATCCACCAGGAAGCTGTCGCCGTTGAGGCTGACCCGCAGCCGCCAGCTGGCGTCACCACTGCGCAGGTTCTGCAGGGGGGCATCCAGCAACAGCCAGTCGAGCAGCAGCGGCGTGCCGGCCGCCGTCCCCCGGGGGCTGACGGCGATCAGCTGGGGGCTGCCCGGGGCGGGTTGGCTCAAGGGGTTGGCTGCGACCCTGTGCAACCGGATCTGGCGCTGGGCCCCGGGGCCCTTCACCGCCTCGCCCCAGGGCCTGGCGGCGAAGACGGTGAGCCGATGGCTGCCCGGCTCCAGGGGCCGCATGGTGGTGCTGGTGTCTGTGAGCGTCAGGGGGGGGTCCCCATCCAGCTGCACCACCACGTGGGGGCCGAGGCCGAGGGGGCCGGCGTCCACCAGGGGCCAGTCCTCCACCTTCAACCGCAGGGTCCAGGGACCGGCCGGCAGCAGGGCACCGTCGGCGGGAGAGAGGATCTCCAGCTGGGGCCGCCGCCCGTCCAGGGCCTCCTGCAGCTGCTGCACCGCCAGAGGTGGCGCCACCTCCTGCTGGCTGGAACGCCCCACCGCCAGGGGGGTGGTGTCCTCAGCAGCGGTGCGGCGGCCCGGCAGGTTGAACGCCAGGGCGGCCGGCGGTGCCACGCTCAGCACCAGCAGCAGCACCAGCGTCAGCAGGCCGGCCCAGAGTCGGGCCCTCCCGGCCCCTCGCCCTGTGGCTCCTTGCCTGTGACCCCTGTCGCTCACGCTTGCTGCCTCAACCGTGGCGCCATTCTGCTTCGGGGCCCGAACGGGGCGGATCAGCTGTTGAAATGGCCCAACAATGCAGAAAGCGGTTATAGAAACCCAAGGATTTTCTGATTGTTACGTTGTTGACAACATGCGGCCAGACCGCTGTCGCAGCCTTGGAACCGCTGGGATTAAACCTTTGTAACTGGCGGCCGATTCGCCTTGTTTTCGACCCCTATACTTCCGCCAGCGGTCCCCTTTCGGGGCCCAAAGCCCCAGTCGTGGCAAGGGATTTCCCCCACCTCACGACTGGTGCCCATGGTCGGGTCTTCCCGGCCATGGGGCCCACCGATGGGGCCGGAACGGTCGCATGACCTGTCTCCGGCGTCCGTCGAAGGGGTGGACCTCCACCTCGACCCCGTCCCTCGAGGAACGTCTCGATGACCATCAGCCCACCAGAGCGTGGGAAAAAGGCGAAGGACATGGTTGACCGGAACCCCGTTCCCGTCGACTTCGATGTTCTCGGCAAGCCCGGGCACTTCGATCGCTCCCTCGCCAAAGGTCCCAAAACCACCACCTGGGTTTGGAACCTCCACGCCAACGCTCACGATTTCGACAGCCACACGAGCGATCTTGAAGAGGTCTCCCGGAAGATCTTCAGCGCTCACTTCGGCCATCTGGCCGTCATCTTCATCTGGTTGAGCGGCGCCTTCTATCACGGAGCCCGCTTCTCCAACTACACCGGCTGGCTGGCCGACCCCCTGCACGTCAAGCCCAGTGCCCAGGTGGTCTGGCCGATCTTCGGCCAGGAAATTCTCAATGGCGATGTGGGTGCCGGCTTCCACGGCATCCAGATCACCTCCGGCCTCTTCCACGTGTGGAGAGCCTGGGGTTTCACCAGTGAGTTCCAGCTCCTGTGCACCGCCATCGGTGCTCTGGTGATGGCCGGCCTGATGCTCAACGCCGGTGTTTTCCACTACCACAAGGCAGCGCCGAAGCTGGAGTGGTTCCAGAACGTTGAGTCCATGCTCAACCACCACCTGGCCGGCCTGCTCGGGCTCGGGTCCCTGTCCTGGACAGGCCACCTGCTGCACGTGTCGCTGCCCACCACCCAGTTGATGGATGCCATCGACGCCGGCAGCCCGCTGGTGTTGAACGGCAAGACCATCGCTTCGGTGGCCGACATCCCGCTCCCCCATGAGTTTCTCAACCAGGATCTGCTGACCCAGTTGTTCCCCGGCTTCGGCGCGGGGATCTCCGCCTTCTTCACCGGCAACTGGGCCGCCTACAGCGATTTCCTCACCTTCAAGGGTGGTCTGAATCCTGTGACCGGCAGCCTCTGGATGACCGACATCGCCCATCACCATCTGGCGATCGCGGTGCTGTTCATCGTGGCTGGCCACATGTATCGCACCAACTGGGGCATCGGCCACAGCATCAAGGAAATTCTCGAGGGCCAGAAGGGCGATCCCCTGCTGTTCCCCGCGCCCAAAGGTCACGATGGGCTCTACGAATTCCTCACCACCTCCTGGCACGCCCAGCTGGGTCTGAACCTCGCACTCTTGGGTTCGCTCACGATCATCGTGGCGCACCACATGTATGCGATGCCGCCGTATCCCTACATCGGTATCGACTACCCGACCCAGCTGTCGCTGTTCACCCACCACATGTGGATCGGCGGCTTCCTGATCGTCGGAGCCGGTGCCCACTCGGCCATCGCACTCATCCGCGATTACGACCCGGCCAAGAACATCGACAACGTGCTGGATCGGGTGCTGAAAGCCCGTGACGCCCTGATCAGCCACCTCAACTGGGTGTGCATTTTCCTGGGCTTCCACAGCTTCGGCCTCTACATCCACAACGACACCATGAGTGCCCTGGGACGTCCCCAGGACATGTTCAGTGACACTGCGATCCAGCTGAAGCCCGTCTTCGCGCAATGGATCCAGGGTCTGCACGCCGCTGCCGCCGGCACCACCGCTCCCAATGCGCTGGCTGGTGTGAGTGAAGTGTTCAACGGCACCATCGTCGCCGTTGGCGGCAAGGTGGCCGCCGCGCCGATCCCCCTGGGAACGGCCGACTTCATGGTCCACCACATCCACGCCTTCACGATCCACGTCACCGTGCTGATCCTGCTGAAGGGTGTGCTCTACGCGCGCAGCTCCCGCCTCGTCCCCGACAAGGCGAACCTGGGCTTCCGCTTCCCCTGCGACGGCCCCGGCCGTGGCGGTACCTGTCAGGTGTCGGCCTGGGACCACGTGTTCCTCGGCCTGTTCTGGATGTACAACTCCCTGTCGATCGTCATTTTCCACTTCAGCTGGAAGATGCAGAGCGACGTGTGGGGCACCGTCAATGCCGACGGCACCGTCCAGCACATCACCAACGGCAACTTCGCCCAAGGCGCCATCACCATCAATGGTTGGCTCCGGGACTTCCTGTGGGCCCAGGCCGCCCAGGTGCTGAACAGCTACGGCTCGTCCTCCAGTGCCTACGGTCTGATGTTCCTGGGTGCCCACTTCGTCTGGGCCTTCAGCCTCATGTTCCTCTTCAGTGGCCGCGGCTACTGGCAGGAACTGATCGAGTCCATCGTCTGGGCTCACAACAAGCTGAAGGTGGCTCCCGCCATCCAACCGCGGGCGCTTTCCATCACCCAAGGCCGTGCCGTCGGTGTCGCCCACTATCTGCTGGGCGGTATCGCGACAACCTGGGCCTTCTTCCTGTCCCGACTCATCGCGGTCGGCTGACCTCCACCTGACCTTTCCCAATGGCAACGAAATTTCCTTCGTTCAGCCGGGGTCTGGCACAGGACCCGACAACCCGCCGTATCTGGTACGGCATCGCCACGGCTCACGACTTCGAGAGCCATGACGGAATGACGGAGGAGCGGCTTTACCAAAAGCTGTTCTCCACCCACTTCGGTCACCTGGCGATCATCGGCCTCTGGGTTTCGGGCAACCTGTTCCATATCGCCTGGCAGGGCAACTTCGAGCAGTGGGTCGCCGATCCGCTGCATGTACGTCCCATCGCTCACGCGATCTGGGATCCCCACTTCGGGCAGGGCGCCATCGACGCCTTCACCCAGGCGGGTGCTTCCTCCCCGGTGAACATCGCCTATTCCGGTCTGTACCACTGGTGGTACACGATCGGCATGACGACCAACATGGAGCTCTATCAGGGTTCCATCTTCATGCTGATCCTCTCGGCATGGGCCCTGTTCGCAGGCTGGCTCCATCTCCAGCCCAAGTTCCTGCCTTCCCTGGCCTGGTTCAAGAACGCTGAATCCCGGCTCAACCATCACCTGGCTGTGCTGTTCGGCTTCAGTTCCATCGCCTGGACCGGTCACCTGGTCCACGTGGCCATTCCCGAATCCAGGGGACAGCACGTCGGTTGGGACAACTTCCTCTCCGTCGCGCCGCACCCCGCCGGCCTGGCTCCGTTCTTCACCGGCAACTGGGGTGTCTATGCCCAGAACCCCGACACCGCCAACCAGGTGTTCGGTACCTCTGATGGGGCAGGCACCGCGATCCTCACCTTCCTGGGTGGTTTCCACCCCCAGACAGAAGCGCTGTGGCTCACGGACATTGCCCACCACCACCTGGCCATCGGCTGCATCTTCGTGATCGCCGGCCACATGTACCGGACCAACTTCGGTATCGGCCACTCGATCCGCGAGATCCTCGACGCCCACAACCCCCCCAAGGGGACCCCGGGTGATCTGGGCGCAGGCCACAAGGGCCTCTACGACACCATCAACAACTCCCTGCACTTCCAGCTGGGTCTTGCCCTGGCGTCGTTGGGAGTTGTGACCAGCCTGGTGGCGCAGCACATGTACGCGCTGCCGTCCTATGCGTTCATCGCCAAGGACTACACCACCCAGGCGGCGCTCTACACGCACCACCAGTACATCGCCATCTTCCTGATGTGCGGTGCCTTCGCCCACGGTGCGATCTTCTTCATCCGCGACTACGACCCGGAAGCCAACAAGAACAACGTTCTTGCCCGGATGCTTGAGCACAAGGAAGCCATCATCAGCCATCTCAGCTGGGTTTCCCTGTTCCTCGGCTTCCACACCCTGGGTCTCTACGTCCACAACGACGTGGTGGTCGCCTTCGGTACCCCCGAGAAGCAGATCCTGGTGGAGCCTGTCTTCGCCCAGTTCGTTCAAGCCGCAAGTGGCAAAGCCCTCTACGGCATGGACGTGCTGCTGGCCAACTCGGACAGCATCGCCTCGACAGCGTGGCCCAACAACGGCGCCGTCTGGCTGCCGGGTTGGCTGGATGCCATCAATGCAGGCAACAACTCCCTGTTCCTGCAGATCGGCCCTGGTGACTTCCTGGTCCACCACGCCATCGCCCTGGGTCTGCACACCACGACCCTGATCCTGGTGAAGGGTGCCCTGGATGCCCGGGGTTCCAAGCTGATGCCCGACAAGAAGGACTTCGGCTACTCCTTCCCCTGCGACGGCCCCGGCCGTGGCGGCACCTGCGACATCTCGGCCTGGGACGCCTTCTATCTGGCTGTCTTCTGGGCCCTGAACACCGTGGGTTGGGTCACCTTCTACTGGCACTGGAAGCACCTCGCCATCTGGCAGGGCAACGTGGCCCAGTTCAACGAATCCAGCACCTATCTCATGGGCTGGTTCCGCGACTACCTGTGGCTCAACAGCTCCCAGCTGATCAACGGGTACAACCCGATGGGATCCAACAACCTGGCCGTCTGGGCCTGGATGTTCCTCTTCGGTCACCTGGTGTGGGCCACCGGCTTCATGTTCCTGATCTCCTGGCGGGGTTACTGGCAGGAGTTGATCGAAACCATCGTCTGGGCGCATCAGCGCACGCCTCTCGCCAACCTGGTGGGCTGGCGCGACAAGCCCGTCGCTCTCTCGATCGTTCAGGCCCGTGTCGTGGGTCTCGCCCACTTCACGATCGGCTACATCCTCACGTACGCGGCCTTCCTGATCGCGTCCACGTCAGGCAAGTTCGGCTGAGCCTCCGGCTCCCGAACACCGTTCACGCCCCTTCTCGATTCTTCGAGGGACCTCTAGACCCCCGGTCACGACCGGGGGTTTTTTGTTGCCATGGAGTCCTGAGCGCTGCCCGTGCACCAGCCGTCGCTGGCCGATCCGATTCCTGTCCAAGGCCACCCCACGGCCTGGTTGCCGTCCATGCAGGGGAAAGGACTACGGTGCCATGGCGCCTAGCTCAATCGGCCTTGAAGCCAGCCGCGCTGACGTTGTCCTGAACACCTTGACAGGTGACGGGGCCGTGGATAACCCCCCACCTCTTCAACACCTATTTGCCCGGGCTTAACCTGGCATGAGGGCATAGCTGTCAGATTTAAGTTGAATGCAGCTTATTTAAATGGCTCTCACCTTTTCCGCACTGGATCCTTTCATCCAGGCGTCAAATGGCGTGATCTCACTGGCAGATCTTGGGGCCAATGCTGAAATCTCTGCTTACAACCCAACCACGGGTTATCTCTATACCGTAGGCGGTGGATCTGGAGCCATTGTTGTTTCCGACCTCCGCAATCCTGCCAGCCCCCTGGCTGTTGCAAGGGCCACATCCACTGGCAATGGTGAGACGCTTCAAAGCGCTGCCGTGTTCGGCAATCTGCTTGCCATTGCGGTGCAGAACGCGGTCAAGACCGACCCGGGCTTCGTGCAGTTCTACGACCTGAGCAATCCGGCCCTGCCTGTTCACATCAGCACCGTGACCGTGGGCGCCCTGCCCGACATGGTGATGTTCAGCAGCGACGGCCGCAAGCTGTTGGTGACCAATGAAGGGGAGCCGAATTCCCTTTACACCATTGATCCTGTCGGGTCGATCTCCCTGATCAACACCAGCGGGTATCTGGCGACCACGCCCGTGGCTCCTGCCGCCGCCGATGTCCGTACCGTGGGCTTTGAAGCCTGGGAAAACCGCCGTGCCGAGCTGATCAACCGTGGCATTCGCATCGGCGAGCGCCTCGGTGTCACCACCACGGTGGCCCAGGACATCGAACCCGAGGCCATCGCCTTCAGTGACGATGGCAACACCGCCTGGATCACCCTGCAGGAGAACAATGCCATCGCCGTGGTCGACCTGACCGGTGCCGCCCCGGTGATCAGCACCATCTTCTCCGCTGGCATCAAGGATTGGTCCCGCGGCGTTGCCAGCGCCGAGAATTTCACCTATGCGCTGGAGTATGCCGCTGGCGCCGACAACCAGCCCACCGGCGTGCTGGCCGGTGGGCTTTCCGGTTTGTTCTTCGCCGGCAAGGAGACGGTGAATGGCACGGAGTTGGATGTTTACTACTCGATCACCGATCGCGGCCCCAATGGCGCTCTGATCGCTGGTCAGCGTCAGTTTCTGGATCCCGACTTTCAGCCCAGCATCTACAAGCTGGGCATGAATCGCGCCAGCGGCGCCATCACCGAGCTGGACCGCATTGGCCTCAACCGCCCCGATGGCACCCCCCTCACCGGCCTGCCCCAGCTGGCGATCAAGGATGACGTGCCGATCACTGCCACCAACGCCCCGCTCAGCTACGACCCGTTCGGCATCGACTCGGAAACCGTCTCGCGCTTTAGCCTCACCATCGGCGGCAGCACCCGCCAGGTGTTCGCCGTCGGCGATGAGTACCGCGGCCAGATTTCCATCTTTGATGCGGTCAGCGGCAACCTGATCCAGCGCTACATCCCCGCCGACCAGAAGGCGCAGCTTGCGGCCCAGCACAACGTGGGCGGCGCCACCCCGATCGGCGCCGAAACGATCGACAGCCTGCCGGCCATCTACGGCAACCGCTGGGCCAACCGTGGCATCGAGGGCATGGCCTTCAACCCCACCGACGGGCTGCTTTATGCCTTCATGCAAAGCCCCCTGGATGTGGACGCCAACGGTGACGGCGTCACCGAAGGCCGCAGCCGTTCGGAGTTGACCCGCATCCTGGCCGTCGATCCTGCCACCGGTGCCCCGGTGAAGGAGCACCTCTACCTGCTCAGCGGTCGCGACGGTCAGGACAAGATCGGCGATGTCAGCTTCGACGCCGCCCGTGGCGTGTTCCTGGTGATGGAGCGCGACAGCAGCCGCAGCCTCACCGGCTTCAAGCATGTGTTCGAGGTGGATCTGCGCGGTGCGACCGACACCCTGCCCCTCACCAGCACGGGCGGTTGGCTTGGGGCGATCGGGCAGGTCAGCCCCGAGCTGCTCGACAACCGCCGCACGCTCGTCGACCACGACAGTGATCCGGCCACTCCGACGATCTTCAGCACCTCAAGTGCCGATGCCCTGGCCGCCGCCGGCATCCGCCTGGCCCACAAGATCGAGCTGTTCAACCTGCCCTCCATCGGCGGCAGCCTGGCCTACGACAAGCCGGAAGGCCTCACCATCCGCGATGACGGCGCCCTGGTGATCAACTACGACAACGATTTCGGCACCGAAGGCGCCAGCGGCAATGCCTTCACCGTGGTGAGCTTCGACGGTGCCGGCTTCGACAGCTCTGACCGGGACGGCACCTCAAACAGCAATCTGTACCGGCCAATTTCCGGCCTGCCGCTCTACAGCCTCACCATGCCGGACGGCATCGCCAGCTTCACCGACGGCCAGGGACGCAGCTTCCTGCTGGCGGTGGGGGAAGGGGATTCCCGTGAATACGAACCGGACCGGGGCAACATCTTCTTCGATCTCACCCGGGCTGATGCCAACCCCAGCACCCTGGTCAATGGCACCCCCTTCCGGGACCATCCCGGTGTGGACGCGCTGAATGACGCTTTTGCTGCCGCCACCGGCATCAGCCGCACCCGTCTCAACCTGCTCAACGACTACGGCGACATCACCGGCGATGGTCTGATTGACAAGCCCTTCAGCATCGGCTCCCGCTCCCTGCGCATCTATGACGCCAAGGGCAACGTGGTGTTCGACTCCAGTGCGGCCCTGGAGGAGCTGGCCAACAGCCTCGGCCTGATGGCCAGCAACCGGGACGACGACAAGGGCACCGAGCCCGAGATGGTGGAGATCGCCACCGTCGCAGGCCGCACCTACGCCTTCGTGGCCCTGGAGCGCACCACCACCAGTGTGGCGGCGGTCTTCGATGTGAGCGATCCCTACAACGTGGTGGCGGTGGATCCGGTGGTGTTCCCCGGCGCCGAGCGCGTCGAGGGCCTCACCTTCCTGCGCAGCGCCGCCGGTGCGCCGGCGGGGGTGATCGCCAGCAGCGAGGGCAACGACAAGGTGAGCATCACCACGGCGGCCCCCCTGGCGGCGGGCAGCTCCTTCCGGCTGCAGCTGTTCCACCTGGCCGACCAGGAGGGAGGCATCGCGGCCTTGAACGACGCGCCCCGCCTGTCCGGCGTGCTCAACGCCCTGCGGGCCCAGGACATCGACCTCGACGGGGTCCCCGGCTTCGTCAACACCCTCACCCTTTCCAGTGGCGACGCCTGGATTCCGGGCCTCTTCTACGGGGCCTCCGCCCAGGCCTACGGCGCCGTGGGCCGCGGCGATGTGCTGATTCAGAACGCCCTGGGGGTGCAGGCGATCGCCTTCGGCAACCACGAGTTCGACCAGGGCACCGCGGTGGTGCGCGACCTGATCCGGGCCAACGCCGCCGCCGGCTACCCCGGCACCGCCTTCCCCTACCTGAGCGGCAACCTCAATTTCGCCACCGACAGCAACCTCGCCTCCCTGGTGGTGCCCGCCGGCCAGGCGCCGCGTGCCAACAGCATCACCGCCAGTGTCGTTTTCGATGTGAACGGCCAGAAGGTGGGTGTGGTCGGGGCCACCACCCCAACCCTGCGCACCATCTCCAGTCCGGGCAGTGTGGGCGTGGCCCCCGTCCCCTTCGGTGGCACTCCGACGGCCGCTGAGCTCGATGCCCTGGCTGCGGAGATCCAGGCCGATGTGGATGCC
This portion of the Cyanobium sp. AMD-g genome encodes:
- the psaA gene encoding photosystem I core protein PsaA produces the protein MTISPPERGKKAKDMVDRNPVPVDFDVLGKPGHFDRSLAKGPKTTTWVWNLHANAHDFDSHTSDLEEVSRKIFSAHFGHLAVIFIWLSGAFYHGARFSNYTGWLADPLHVKPSAQVVWPIFGQEILNGDVGAGFHGIQITSGLFHVWRAWGFTSEFQLLCTAIGALVMAGLMLNAGVFHYHKAAPKLEWFQNVESMLNHHLAGLLGLGSLSWTGHLLHVSLPTTQLMDAIDAGSPLVLNGKTIASVADIPLPHEFLNQDLLTQLFPGFGAGISAFFTGNWAAYSDFLTFKGGLNPVTGSLWMTDIAHHHLAIAVLFIVAGHMYRTNWGIGHSIKEILEGQKGDPLLFPAPKGHDGLYEFLTTSWHAQLGLNLALLGSLTIIVAHHMYAMPPYPYIGIDYPTQLSLFTHHMWIGGFLIVGAGAHSAIALIRDYDPAKNIDNVLDRVLKARDALISHLNWVCIFLGFHSFGLYIHNDTMSALGRPQDMFSDTAIQLKPVFAQWIQGLHAAAAGTTAPNALAGVSEVFNGTIVAVGGKVAAAPIPLGTADFMVHHIHAFTIHVTVLILLKGVLYARSSRLVPDKANLGFRFPCDGPGRGGTCQVSAWDHVFLGLFWMYNSLSIVIFHFSWKMQSDVWGTVNADGTVQHITNGNFAQGAITINGWLRDFLWAQAAQVLNSYGSSSSAYGLMFLGAHFVWAFSLMFLFSGRGYWQELIESIVWAHNKLKVAPAIQPRALSITQGRAVGVAHYLLGGIATTWAFFLSRLIAVG
- the cobJ gene encoding precorrin-3B C(17)-methyltransferase, producing MLQQLTDAGILQTVRGPEDGAAAVWLAEHWGSAEAVVAVGACGLMTRLIAPLISDKDSDPAVLVVDPNGRFVVPLLGGHAAGGDRLSQTIAALVGGEAVLTGASAARGQLPLDAFGQAWGWRRGGGDWRGLMVESARGNRISLRQESGNSLWQALEAAGSAETAGPADLVVSPHGGDGCRWHPPVLWLGLGCERNTSLAVLERLVAEGLAQQGLAPESVAGLASIDRKGDEPALLALAQQRGWPLRLYEAHTLAGVTVPHPSEAVAREMGTPSVAEAAALQAASQAGGAPRLLLAKTIGRAGAGERGAATLAVALAERQWAPQRGSLHLVGSGPGAIALLSGEARQALAATTVWVGYGLYLDLLEPLRRPDQLRREGRLTEETARCAEALDLARQGLDVALISSGDSGIYGMAGLALELWLQLPVLDRPAFTVHPGLSALQLAAARAGAPLMHDFCTISLSDRLTPWEVIERRLRGAASGDFVVALYNPRSLGRPWQLGRAIELLGEGRPASTPVLLARQLGRAEEALSLHTLGSLPQEQVDMLTLVLVGNSSTRVQDGRMVTPRGYPGAALA
- the psaB gene encoding photosystem I core protein PsaB, with protein sequence MATKFPSFSRGLAQDPTTRRIWYGIATAHDFESHDGMTEERLYQKLFSTHFGHLAIIGLWVSGNLFHIAWQGNFEQWVADPLHVRPIAHAIWDPHFGQGAIDAFTQAGASSPVNIAYSGLYHWWYTIGMTTNMELYQGSIFMLILSAWALFAGWLHLQPKFLPSLAWFKNAESRLNHHLAVLFGFSSIAWTGHLVHVAIPESRGQHVGWDNFLSVAPHPAGLAPFFTGNWGVYAQNPDTANQVFGTSDGAGTAILTFLGGFHPQTEALWLTDIAHHHLAIGCIFVIAGHMYRTNFGIGHSIREILDAHNPPKGTPGDLGAGHKGLYDTINNSLHFQLGLALASLGVVTSLVAQHMYALPSYAFIAKDYTTQAALYTHHQYIAIFLMCGAFAHGAIFFIRDYDPEANKNNVLARMLEHKEAIISHLSWVSLFLGFHTLGLYVHNDVVVAFGTPEKQILVEPVFAQFVQAASGKALYGMDVLLANSDSIASTAWPNNGAVWLPGWLDAINAGNNSLFLQIGPGDFLVHHAIALGLHTTTLILVKGALDARGSKLMPDKKDFGYSFPCDGPGRGGTCDISAWDAFYLAVFWALNTVGWVTFYWHWKHLAIWQGNVAQFNESSTYLMGWFRDYLWLNSSQLINGYNPMGSNNLAVWAWMFLFGHLVWATGFMFLISWRGYWQELIETIVWAHQRTPLANLVGWRDKPVALSIVQARVVGLAHFTIGYILTYAAFLIASTSGKFG